In a single window of the Terriglobus roseus genome:
- the mltG gene encoding endolytic transglycosylase MltG encodes MKFLGVLLLLILIAAGAVGFLVYAPDTPPGEVFIDLPTGTSSTEMAQRLQDGHVLRSRYAFLLLRVWKGGSLKAGEYRFADPASAAAIYARIARGDVYTRAVTIPEGFNLYDIAAAVEAAGLGSHEVFLKTAHTNADLVSAFAPTATSLEGYLYPDTYRFSRHTTVRTMQDTMVRRFRKEAATLGLLTTPDIARTVILASLVEKEVHFDNERTEAAGVFTNRLDRKMPLQTDPTVIYAALQAGRWTGVIHRSDLDFDSPYNTYRHTGLPPGPICSPGAAALRAAMQPATTENLYFVADATGHTQFSAGLKEHADQVESYRKGIR; translated from the coding sequence GTGAAGTTCCTTGGCGTCCTGCTCCTCCTGATCCTCATCGCTGCCGGCGCGGTCGGCTTCCTGGTCTATGCACCGGACACACCGCCCGGCGAGGTCTTCATCGACCTGCCCACTGGCACCAGCTCCACTGAGATGGCGCAGAGGCTGCAGGATGGCCACGTCCTTCGCAGCCGGTATGCCTTTCTTCTGCTGCGCGTCTGGAAGGGCGGCAGCCTGAAGGCCGGGGAGTACCGCTTTGCCGACCCGGCAAGTGCCGCTGCCATCTACGCGCGCATCGCCCGGGGCGACGTGTACACCCGCGCCGTGACGATCCCCGAAGGCTTCAATCTGTACGACATTGCCGCAGCCGTTGAGGCCGCCGGCCTGGGCAGCCACGAGGTCTTCCTCAAGACAGCCCATACCAACGCCGACCTCGTCAGCGCCTTCGCCCCGACCGCGACATCGCTCGAGGGCTATCTGTATCCCGACACCTATCGCTTCAGCCGCCACACCACGGTCCGCACCATGCAGGACACCATGGTCCGGCGCTTCCGAAAGGAGGCGGCAACCCTGGGGCTGCTGACCACACCAGACATCGCGCGCACCGTCATCCTCGCCTCGCTGGTGGAGAAGGAGGTCCACTTTGACAACGAACGCACCGAGGCCGCGGGCGTCTTCACCAACCGGCTGGACCGCAAGATGCCCCTGCAGACCGACCCCACCGTCATCTACGCGGCGCTGCAGGCTGGCCGTTGGACCGGCGTCATCCATCGCAGCGACCTCGATTTCGATTCGCCCTACAACACCTATCGCCACACCGGCCTGCCGCCCGGGCCCATCTGCTCGCCGGGTGCCGCTGCCCTGCGTGCCGCCATGCAGCCTGCAACAACGGAAAATCTGTACTTCGTCGCGGACGCGACCGGCCACACGCAGTTTTCTGCCGGCCTGAAGGAGCATGCCGACCAGGTCGAAAGCTATCGGAAGGGCATCCGCTAG
- a CDS encoding Crp/Fnr family transcriptional regulator: MLPTGNLLLDSLSAPLRTLILTNARPCELDLKTVLVRPGRAPLSLIFLTSGMASLVVTMMDGAASEVGMLGREGFTGSSTLIGPDLNHPECIVQIPGRGLQVSRQWLQSLFATSNEFQGKVLEVVQRQLNISAQLSACNLRHEAEGRFCRWLLMASDLIDSPTLLMTQEFLSEMLGTRRTTISAIVQPLRSSGLISVTRGTVRILDRAGLMAKACECYEICSRSMHPEMLKAMEPDRPMRRN, encoded by the coding sequence ATGCTCCCAACCGGCAATCTCCTGCTTGATAGTCTTTCTGCGCCTCTCCGCACCCTGATTCTTACGAATGCTCGACCTTGCGAACTGGATCTGAAGACGGTCCTGGTGCGGCCGGGCAGGGCACCTCTCAGTCTCATCTTCCTTACCTCAGGCATGGCGTCGCTGGTAGTCACCATGATGGACGGAGCGGCCTCTGAGGTCGGTATGCTGGGCCGGGAAGGCTTTACCGGCTCCTCCACACTGATTGGTCCAGACCTGAATCACCCGGAGTGCATCGTCCAGATTCCCGGCCGCGGGCTCCAGGTATCCCGGCAGTGGCTGCAGTCACTCTTCGCCACATCAAACGAGTTCCAGGGGAAAGTGCTTGAGGTCGTACAGAGGCAGCTCAACATCTCGGCGCAGCTCTCTGCGTGCAATCTCCGTCACGAGGCCGAGGGCCGGTTCTGCCGGTGGCTCCTGATGGCATCGGACCTGATCGATTCGCCAACGCTGTTGATGACCCAGGAGTTCCTCTCCGAGATGCTGGGGACGCGGCGCACAACCATCTCCGCGATCGTTCAGCCGCTGCGGTCCAGTGGCCTGATCAGCGTGACGCGGGGGACCGTCCGCATTCTCGACCGCGCGGGCCTGATGGCGAAGGCCTGCGAGTGTTATGAGATCTGCAGTCGGTCCATGCATCCGGAGATGCTCAAGGCCATGGAACCTGACCGGCCCATGCGTCGCAACTGA
- the purE gene encoding 5-(carboxyamino)imidazole ribonucleotide mutase: MATSPLVGVVMGSKSDYSCMGAAVRMLQEFGVAYEARVVSAHRTPDLLFQYATEARGRGLRCIIAGAGGAAHLPGMLAAKTIVPVFGVPVNATSLNGMDSLLSIVQMPKGIPVGTLAIGEAGAVNAALLAIAVLATTDPALGDRLEQWRAAREKVVLAETLDDESVTK; the protein is encoded by the coding sequence ATGGCGACGTCTCCCCTAGTGGGCGTAGTGATGGGTTCGAAGAGCGACTACAGTTGCATGGGCGCGGCGGTGCGCATGTTGCAGGAGTTCGGTGTTGCGTATGAGGCGCGTGTGGTCTCCGCACATCGCACGCCGGATCTGCTGTTTCAGTACGCCACGGAGGCCCGTGGACGCGGACTGCGCTGCATCATCGCGGGCGCAGGCGGCGCGGCGCACCTGCCGGGCATGCTGGCTGCGAAGACGATTGTGCCGGTCTTCGGCGTGCCGGTGAATGCCACGTCTTTGAACGGAATGGATTCTCTGCTGTCGATCGTGCAAATGCCCAAGGGCATCCCCGTAGGCACACTTGCGATTGGCGAGGCGGGCGCAGTGAACGCTGCCCTGCTGGCGATTGCAGTGCTGGCAACGACGGACCCTGCGCTCGGGGACAGGCTGGAACAATGGCGTGCGGCGCGCGAGAAGGTCGTGCTGGCCGAGACGCTGGATGATGAGAGTGTGACGAAGTGA
- a CDS encoding alpha-glucuronidase family glycosyl hydrolase, translating to MAYAIVVPLCSGQGAQTTAQASLPSAPVGWLRYAIPPDPPRYHDMPHAVVLLGDAPEENEAAEELDRGLGHMVAGTDMLLHRFDPRLDAIVLGTTDAVHRARLARLPGWTEKALPEEGFRIVHLRRGIRHWWILQGGSPRAELWAAYRFAALVAADQQLPDELIESPKIANRVLGIDWRDGSMAGDVRDTARLMASVGLNGLAVRGSLPPSAFQDLTRTLRSFGIRTWREDAGSQRTLVPSGSATGARDALPIREGMVAGEQMAGLGSSLPAGGGPQLVEFALAPGGVTMPALPMEAWQQALRTPERPAGTLLDAVAATGILARLEPEAAEALPTNPLLQANLYAFGRTAWDPSLTADRVVDEWARQTWGNDARVFAVAKGIVLNSAAAYVDLVSPMGLPPLLNDRGEGPRMADAAALADEHGIGVERAEALEGYPDSFAAELRDPAQVPDRLLLGVHRVPYRATLHSGKTVVQSFYDAHFAGASEAANALDAWEGTQELVERGLLDGERYAVMHALLEGATRRAEIWRESATEWLLRVSGVPDASGFVGSHPARTEAESMESIRYAARRAKVPEDASGGAASVCHDAAECSVSTHFRGEENVYRIEVGYFDETSATSQFELRLNGKTRAHWSNMRRPGGDSEWTPDGALAERFVINGIRLKPGDVVELRGTGGEAPLDFLEITRDPRWN from the coding sequence ATGGCGTATGCGATCGTCGTGCCGCTTTGCTCCGGGCAGGGCGCGCAGACGACCGCGCAGGCCTCGTTGCCGTCCGCCCCCGTGGGGTGGCTCCGCTATGCCATCCCGCCAGACCCGCCGCGTTATCACGACATGCCACACGCTGTGGTCTTGCTGGGCGACGCACCGGAAGAGAATGAGGCGGCGGAGGAACTTGACCGCGGCCTGGGTCACATGGTCGCCGGTACGGACATGCTGCTTCACCGGTTTGACCCTCGGCTCGACGCTATCGTGCTTGGCACTACCGACGCGGTGCATCGGGCGCGGCTCGCGCGTTTGCCCGGTTGGACTGAGAAGGCCCTCCCTGAAGAGGGCTTTCGCATCGTCCATCTGCGGCGCGGCATTCGGCACTGGTGGATCCTGCAGGGTGGTTCGCCGCGTGCCGAGTTGTGGGCGGCGTATCGCTTTGCCGCGCTGGTCGCGGCAGACCAGCAGTTGCCGGATGAGCTGATCGAATCACCGAAGATCGCGAATCGCGTCCTCGGGATCGACTGGCGTGACGGAAGCATGGCCGGCGACGTGCGCGACACGGCACGACTGATGGCCTCGGTCGGGTTGAACGGCCTGGCCGTGCGTGGCTCGCTACCTCCTTCAGCATTTCAGGATCTGACCAGGACCCTTCGCAGTTTCGGCATTCGCACGTGGCGTGAGGATGCGGGAAGCCAACGGACGCTGGTCCCATCGGGATCGGCGACAGGCGCGCGAGATGCACTCCCCATCCGCGAGGGAATGGTCGCGGGCGAGCAGATGGCTGGGCTTGGATCATCCCTGCCTGCGGGAGGCGGCCCTCAGCTTGTGGAGTTTGCGCTTGCGCCCGGCGGAGTGACCATGCCAGCCCTGCCGATGGAGGCCTGGCAGCAGGCACTGCGCACGCCGGAAAGGCCGGCAGGAACACTGCTGGATGCGGTCGCAGCAACTGGGATCCTGGCGCGTCTGGAGCCAGAAGCTGCGGAAGCCCTTCCGACCAATCCGCTGCTGCAGGCCAACCTGTACGCCTTCGGCCGTACGGCATGGGATCCCTCACTCACCGCTGACCGTGTGGTGGACGAGTGGGCGCGGCAGACGTGGGGTAACGATGCGCGTGTCTTCGCTGTTGCCAAGGGGATCGTATTAAACAGCGCTGCCGCGTATGTCGACCTGGTATCGCCCATGGGTCTGCCCCCGCTATTGAACGATAGGGGAGAAGGGCCGCGCATGGCCGATGCCGCTGCGCTTGCCGACGAGCACGGCATTGGCGTCGAGCGCGCCGAGGCGCTGGAGGGCTATCCGGATAGCTTTGCCGCGGAGTTGCGCGACCCGGCGCAGGTGCCGGACCGCTTGCTGCTGGGAGTGCATCGCGTGCCGTACCGGGCCACGCTGCATAGCGGTAAGACGGTCGTACAGAGTTTCTACGACGCCCACTTTGCCGGCGCCTCGGAGGCGGCAAACGCTCTCGATGCGTGGGAGGGCACGCAGGAGCTGGTGGAGCGCGGATTGCTGGACGGAGAGCGCTACGCTGTCATGCACGCGCTGTTGGAAGGAGCGACACGACGTGCGGAGATCTGGCGTGAGAGTGCGACAGAGTGGCTGCTGCGTGTGAGCGGCGTACCCGATGCCTCAGGCTTCGTCGGCAGCCACCCCGCACGCACGGAGGCGGAGTCGATGGAGAGCATCCGCTACGCTGCGCGGCGTGCGAAGGTGCCCGAGGATGCGTCAGGCGGTGCCGCCTCGGTGTGTCACGACGCGGCAGAGTGCTCCGTGTCCACGCACTTCCGTGGTGAGGAGAATGTCTACCGTATCGAGGTCGGCTATTTCGACGAGACCTCTGCGACATCGCAATTTGAGCTGCGCTTGAACGGGAAGACACGGGCCCACTGGAGCAACATGCGCCGCCCCGGAGGGGACTCTGAGTGGACACCAGACGGAGCGCTGGCGGAGCGGTTCGTGATCAATGGCATTCGGCTGAAGCCCGGCGATGTCGTCGAACTGCGTGGCACCGGCGGCGAAGCACCGCTGGACTTTCTCGAGATCACACGGGACCCGCGGTGGAACTGA
- a CDS encoding terminase, which translates to MGKNEDWTQLRAMLDTPIGAVLAPERCIVVRDKGGGLVPLHANRAQQSFAERRGTENIVLKARQMGISTWVAARFLLRTLLVPGTTTLMVAHTRESAESLFAVVARMWENLPTDLRDSVGSPGRARLGQFTFPEIDSEFRIASAAEPNAGRGLTVHNLHCSEVARWGGDPAETLAGLRAALAPGGELVLESTPNGAYGCFYEQWQQAEASGMVRHFFPWWWEPAYVGMPVVKTTAEEAALAARHRLSAEQLGFRRELARRFGAMRSQEFAEDAVSCFRESGACFFDREVLAMRTKEVTRPLEVRRDKSLQVWLPAVPGRSYLAGVDSAGGGSEGDFSAVQLIDVATGVQCAELQARLSPRDLARAAAELAREYNGAMLVVERNNHGTAVLAYLEQETGANIYTGRDGLPGRMTDVASRPRMLSDMAVLLSQRPELFRSERLLGECRSFVTDEHGRAAAARGSHDDLVMSMAIAHAVRGLIAT; encoded by the coding sequence ATGGGGAAAAACGAGGATTGGACGCAATTGCGCGCGATGCTCGACACCCCGATCGGCGCTGTCCTGGCGCCGGAACGGTGCATCGTGGTGAGGGATAAAGGCGGAGGCCTCGTGCCGTTGCATGCCAACCGCGCGCAGCAGTCGTTTGCTGAACGTCGAGGCACGGAAAACATCGTGCTGAAGGCGCGGCAGATGGGCATCAGCACGTGGGTTGCGGCGCGCTTCTTGCTGCGTACGCTGCTGGTGCCTGGCACGACGACGTTGATGGTGGCTCACACGCGGGAGAGCGCGGAGTCGCTGTTTGCGGTGGTCGCGCGGATGTGGGAGAACCTGCCCACGGATCTGCGCGACAGCGTCGGCTCGCCGGGCCGGGCACGTCTGGGGCAGTTCACGTTTCCTGAGATTGATTCGGAGTTCCGCATTGCCAGCGCGGCGGAGCCGAATGCGGGGCGCGGTCTGACGGTGCACAACCTGCACTGCAGTGAGGTGGCACGTTGGGGCGGCGATCCGGCGGAGACGCTGGCGGGACTGCGTGCGGCGCTGGCGCCCGGCGGCGAACTGGTGCTGGAAAGTACGCCGAACGGCGCGTACGGATGTTTCTACGAACAGTGGCAGCAGGCGGAGGCGAGCGGCATGGTGCGGCACTTCTTTCCGTGGTGGTGGGAACCGGCGTATGTGGGTATGCCGGTTGTGAAGACCACCGCGGAGGAGGCCGCATTGGCCGCGCGTCACCGGCTTTCGGCGGAGCAGCTTGGATTCCGCCGGGAGCTGGCACGGCGATTCGGAGCCATGCGGTCCCAGGAATTTGCGGAGGATGCGGTGAGCTGCTTCCGCGAAAGTGGTGCGTGCTTTTTTGATCGGGAGGTATTGGCGATGCGAACGAAGGAAGTCACCAGGCCACTGGAAGTGCGGCGCGACAAGTCACTGCAGGTGTGGTTGCCGGCAGTACCGGGCAGGAGCTACCTCGCGGGCGTGGACTCGGCGGGTGGTGGCAGCGAGGGCGACTTCAGCGCAGTGCAGCTGATCGATGTTGCGACGGGAGTGCAGTGTGCGGAGCTGCAGGCTCGGCTGTCTCCTCGGGACCTGGCCAGAGCCGCGGCCGAGCTGGCGCGAGAGTACAACGGCGCCATGCTGGTGGTCGAACGGAACAACCACGGCACGGCGGTGCTGGCATACCTGGAACAGGAAACGGGCGCGAATATCTACACGGGTCGCGATGGCCTGCCGGGACGGATGACTGATGTTGCATCCAGGCCGCGCATGCTGAGCGACATGGCTGTGCTGCTGTCGCAGCGTCCGGAACTCTTCCGCAGCGAACGACTGCTGGGCGAATGCCGCAGTTTTGTTACGGATGAGCATGGGCGCGCTGCTGCGGCTCGCGGATCACATGATGACCTGGTGATGAGTATGGCCATCGCGCACGCCGTACGCGGATTGATCGCGACGTAA
- a CDS encoding phage portal protein, translating into MTAAADNTRKTAMLPSVLSPWRPAGSMHAMPKATPQNLRRFAEMPMARRAINVVKDRISSMDWQVRPKRDAEVTVELTARMKALRHALEQPNPQDSFRTLLEPVLEDIIVGGFGAVEVETTGDSQQPVRLWPVDGATVAMDATWCGAADAPRYLQTQLGAAAGVPLLDRELMYVRLNPRTHTPFGLGRLEVAFETLNQFLSANRYAGKLASNSVVQYALWLDEATPQQHERLIHWWQDEIEGTGQVPILSTANKPEVLRFAGGTDADLRLQWQEFLLRIVANAFDLPPMLLGLESDVNRSTAGEMAEQAFQSAIVPVAKLVAEHITRDVIGKALGWDDLEFVFSDLLTRDAAEEADLQIRLLEAGVLSVAEVRAMRGLEPASEGPKTLGEGSSSATKRDGSGVSGGAQPSEPSAV; encoded by the coding sequence ATGACGGCTGCAGCGGACAACACGCGCAAGACGGCGATGTTGCCGTCGGTGCTGAGTCCGTGGCGGCCTGCGGGCAGCATGCATGCCATGCCGAAGGCGACGCCGCAGAATCTTCGTCGCTTTGCGGAGATGCCGATGGCGCGGCGCGCCATCAATGTGGTCAAGGATCGCATCAGCAGCATGGACTGGCAGGTGCGGCCGAAGCGCGATGCCGAGGTCACCGTAGAACTAACGGCTCGCATGAAAGCGCTGCGGCACGCGCTGGAGCAGCCAAATCCGCAGGACAGCTTTCGAACCCTGCTGGAGCCGGTACTGGAAGACATTATCGTTGGCGGCTTTGGCGCGGTGGAGGTGGAGACCACAGGCGACTCGCAGCAGCCCGTGAGGCTGTGGCCGGTGGACGGTGCGACCGTTGCGATGGATGCGACCTGGTGTGGCGCCGCAGATGCTCCGCGTTACCTGCAGACGCAGCTCGGCGCTGCGGCTGGTGTGCCGTTGCTGGATCGCGAGCTGATGTATGTGCGGCTCAATCCACGCACCCATACGCCGTTCGGCCTGGGCCGGCTGGAGGTTGCGTTTGAAACGCTGAACCAGTTCCTGTCGGCGAATCGCTATGCGGGAAAACTTGCGAGCAACAGTGTGGTGCAGTATGCGCTGTGGCTCGACGAGGCGACGCCGCAGCAGCATGAGCGGCTGATCCACTGGTGGCAGGACGAGATCGAAGGTACCGGCCAGGTGCCGATCCTTTCGACGGCGAACAAGCCGGAGGTGCTGCGCTTCGCGGGTGGCACGGATGCGGACCTGCGTCTGCAGTGGCAGGAGTTCCTGCTGCGCATCGTCGCGAATGCGTTCGACCTGCCGCCGATGCTGCTGGGTCTTGAGAGCGATGTGAATCGCTCCACCGCAGGCGAGATGGCGGAGCAGGCATTCCAATCCGCCATCGTGCCGGTCGCGAAACTGGTAGCGGAACACATCACGCGCGACGTCATCGGCAAGGCGCTTGGCTGGGATGACCTTGAGTTCGTCTTCAGCGATCTGCTGACGCGCGATGCCGCAGAGGAAGCCGACCTGCAGATTCGACTGTTGGAGGCTGGTGTGCTCAGCGTGGCAGAAGTCCGTGCGATGCGCGGGCTGGAACCAGCGTCCGAAGGTCCTAAAACGTTAGGAGAAGGGAGCAGCAGTGCAACTAAACGCGATGGCAGTGGAGTTTCCGGCGGTGCACAACCATCCGAACCGAGTGCCGTTTGA
- a CDS encoding HipA family kinase: MAVQAVQAIRRMRGGAQSHLMLGADGKLWVVKVRNNPQGSRVLANELIATRLSEAVGLSVPACDVIDVSGWLIRNSPEMWVDIGRGERSLCAEGLAFGSQFVGGLMPGQVVDYLPAEKVADLRNVREFAGMLCLDKWTGNSNGRQAVFARGPRERKYRAVFIDQGYCFHANEWRFPDSPMRGVYALNAVYEAVTGWESFEPWITRVEEMRPEVLWSIAEAVPPEWYGGDPSDLEQLMEQMLKRRSRVRELITAFRDSSRVPFPNWGSMVRSVVPTTFPMASLATKFVM; this comes from the coding sequence TTGGCGGTCCAGGCAGTGCAGGCGATACGCAGGATGCGCGGCGGTGCGCAGAGCCACCTGATGCTGGGCGCGGATGGCAAGCTGTGGGTGGTGAAGGTGCGCAACAACCCGCAGGGATCGCGGGTGCTGGCGAACGAACTGATCGCAACGCGCCTGTCTGAAGCCGTCGGGCTGTCGGTGCCGGCATGCGATGTGATCGACGTAAGCGGCTGGCTTATACGCAACTCACCGGAGATGTGGGTAGACATTGGCCGCGGCGAACGATCCTTGTGTGCGGAGGGACTAGCCTTCGGATCGCAGTTCGTAGGCGGACTGATGCCCGGGCAGGTGGTGGATTATCTGCCGGCAGAAAAGGTGGCCGACCTGCGCAACGTGCGGGAGTTCGCAGGGATGCTGTGCCTGGACAAGTGGACCGGAAACAGTAACGGCAGGCAGGCAGTGTTCGCACGCGGGCCTCGCGAGAGGAAGTATCGCGCGGTCTTCATCGATCAGGGATATTGCTTTCATGCGAACGAGTGGCGCTTTCCCGACTCGCCGATGCGTGGCGTGTACGCGCTGAATGCTGTCTACGAAGCGGTGACGGGGTGGGAGAGCTTCGAGCCATGGATCACGCGTGTGGAAGAGATGCGGCCCGAGGTGCTGTGGAGCATCGCAGAGGCGGTGCCACCGGAGTGGTACGGAGGAGATCCATCGGATCTGGAACAGCTGATGGAGCAGATGTTGAAACGCCGCAGTCGCGTACGGGAGTTGATTACGGCCTTTCGCGACTCTTCCCGCGTGCCATTCCCGAATTGGGGCTCGATGGTGCGATCGGTTGTGCCGACAACGTTCCCGATGGCGAGTCTGGCGACTAAGTTTGTGATGTAA
- a CDS encoding sigma factor-like helix-turn-helix DNA-binding protein codes for MKILQMPIRNVANAEVSHTDGQGGVLSQVWATEGNLAHAVLLIHAEADSASAGPQPVLSPVLTPAVKPAGASAERERAATVFRTVLAPGTAFYRTYTEAMLRRYGVLSLESGRVPSLLGREMFRGKVTSYRVHAFDDVVIFVHDVERCIQQLAPEQQRLILRIAVQEYTLEETAAMLRLSLRSTRRRYMQALDELTGAFLDRRLMERIDGNRCQEGAGSVKLVSYTP; via the coding sequence ATGAAGATTTTGCAGATGCCAATCCGGAACGTCGCGAACGCAGAAGTTTCCCATACAGACGGTCAGGGTGGTGTCCTGTCGCAGGTGTGGGCCACCGAGGGAAACCTGGCACATGCGGTACTTCTCATCCATGCCGAGGCGGATAGCGCCTCTGCCGGCCCTCAGCCCGTTCTTTCGCCGGTCCTGACGCCGGCGGTGAAACCGGCAGGGGCCAGCGCCGAGCGCGAGCGCGCCGCGACGGTCTTCCGTACGGTGCTGGCGCCGGGAACGGCCTTCTATCGTACGTACACCGAGGCCATGCTTCGGCGGTATGGCGTGCTGTCGCTTGAAAGCGGACGTGTGCCGTCGCTGCTGGGGCGGGAGATGTTCCGCGGCAAGGTCACCAGCTACCGGGTGCATGCGTTTGACGACGTGGTGATCTTCGTTCACGACGTGGAGCGCTGCATCCAGCAGCTTGCGCCGGAGCAGCAGCGGCTGATCCTGCGGATTGCGGTGCAGGAGTACACCCTGGAGGAGACCGCCGCGATGCTGCGGCTAAGCCTCCGTTCGACCCGTCGCCGGTACATGCAGGCACTGGACGAATTGACCGGCGCCTTTCTGGACCGTCGCCTGATGGAGCGTATCGATGGAAATCGCTGTCAAGAGGGTGCGGGCTCGGTTAAGCTGGTAAGTTATACACCTTAA
- the purK gene encoding 5-(carboxyamino)imidazole ribonucleotide synthase translates to MSETPADLLEKLSGPVLPGGTIGIFGGGQLGRMMGIAARSMGYKVHVLDPDPACSAGYIADKVIEAGWNDRWAAANLARESSTVTLEIEQVSILSLDEAARWAPMRPGAAMLAVIQDRVEQKDWLNKHGFPTGPYRAVRSEAQLAEAVKALDGPVFVKSARGGYDGRGQAKLGFGGDAVDDAAIRQAWQDVGAADCVAERALSLAKEISVMVARAPNGEVKVYPPAENFHENQILSWSVIPASVPVELAGKAQKIAGEIADTFALEGLLAVEMFITTDGQLLVNELAPRPHNSYHGSERACTTGQFEQAIRAACDLPLGDVSMVQPTAIANLLGDVWLNDDGTEKQPAFDQALAIPGVKLILYEKLKPRKGRKMGHLSAVGATADEARERVLAAKARL, encoded by the coding sequence GTGAGTGAAACACCTGCAGATCTGCTGGAAAAACTGAGCGGGCCGGTCCTGCCGGGCGGCACCATCGGCATCTTTGGCGGCGGCCAGCTTGGTCGCATGATGGGCATTGCCGCGCGTTCCATGGGCTACAAGGTGCATGTGCTCGACCCTGACCCTGCGTGCTCGGCCGGCTACATCGCAGACAAGGTCATCGAGGCTGGCTGGAACGATCGTTGGGCTGCTGCGAACCTCGCGCGTGAGTCCTCAACGGTCACGCTTGAGATCGAACAGGTCTCCATCCTCAGCCTGGATGAAGCGGCTCGATGGGCGCCCATGCGTCCCGGTGCGGCGATGCTTGCCGTGATTCAGGATCGTGTGGAACAGAAGGACTGGCTCAACAAGCACGGCTTTCCGACGGGGCCGTATCGCGCCGTGCGTTCGGAAGCGCAGCTTGCGGAAGCGGTGAAGGCACTCGACGGTCCCGTGTTTGTGAAGTCTGCGCGTGGTGGGTATGACGGCCGCGGACAGGCAAAGCTGGGCTTTGGCGGCGATGCCGTGGATGACGCTGCGATCCGCCAGGCGTGGCAGGACGTGGGCGCCGCGGACTGCGTGGCGGAGCGCGCCCTGAGTCTGGCGAAAGAGATCAGTGTGATGGTGGCGCGTGCGCCCAACGGCGAGGTGAAGGTCTATCCGCCGGCAGAAAACTTCCATGAAAATCAGATCCTCAGCTGGAGCGTGATCCCTGCCAGCGTCCCGGTGGAGCTTGCCGGAAAGGCACAGAAGATCGCCGGCGAGATTGCGGATACGTTTGCACTGGAAGGTCTGCTGGCTGTGGAGATGTTCATCACCACCGATGGCCAGTTGCTGGTGAACGAACTCGCTCCACGGCCGCACAATAGTTATCACGGCAGCGAACGGGCCTGCACCACGGGCCAGTTCGAACAGGCGATTCGCGCCGCATGCGACCTGCCGCTGGGCGATGTCTCCATGGTGCAGCCCACGGCGATTGCGAACCTTCTGGGCGATGTCTGGTTGAACGATGACGGCACGGAGAAGCAGCCGGCGTTCGACCAGGCGCTTGCCATCCCCGGCGTGAAATTGATCCTGTATGAGAAGCTGAAGCCGCGCAAGGGCCGCAAGATGGGACACCTGAGCGCAGTGGGCGCAACCGCGGACGAGGCGCGCGAACGCGTGCTGGCCGCGAAGGCGCGGCTGTAA
- a CDS encoding DUF3037 domain-containing protein: MPDRIQCEFHLLRYVPDAVKNEFVNIGVMLREAGRVDTTRVRFTRDWSRVRCMDPDADTSLLEAMEGELATRVRDGGTGSKPVMQMLEESLSTSVQITESRGALAESVPVEMELLMRLYVEPMREKVVRRRSGRAGIAAQMRSTLERAGVWDLMRKRIPASQYTRPGDPLKLDCGYRPNGVIRIFQAVSLEGDLEAAKVLAYSADRLREGVQRVEQASLDLAAIVEPWRTVAGDSGEAEDRYRFGVETMEEQGLRVLTVAQLPGVAETARRELRV; the protein is encoded by the coding sequence ATGCCGGATCGGATCCAATGCGAGTTCCACCTCCTCCGCTATGTGCCGGATGCGGTGAAGAACGAGTTCGTGAACATCGGCGTGATGCTGCGGGAGGCAGGCCGGGTCGATACGACCCGCGTCCGTTTCACGCGGGACTGGTCACGCGTGCGCTGCATGGATCCCGACGCGGATACGTCGCTGCTGGAAGCCATGGAGGGCGAGCTTGCCACGCGGGTACGGGATGGCGGCACCGGATCGAAGCCGGTGATGCAGATGCTGGAGGAGTCGCTGTCGACCTCTGTGCAGATCACGGAGAGTCGCGGCGCGCTGGCCGAGAGCGTGCCCGTCGAGATGGAGCTGCTGATGCGACTGTATGTCGAGCCGATGCGAGAGAAGGTGGTGCGTCGCAGGTCGGGTCGTGCCGGTATCGCCGCGCAGATGCGCAGTACCCTTGAGCGAGCGGGCGTGTGGGATCTGATGCGCAAGCGCATCCCGGCCAGCCAGTACACGAGGCCGGGCGATCCGCTGAAGCTGGACTGCGGCTATCGCCCGAATGGGGTGATCCGGATCTTCCAGGCGGTGTCGCTGGAGGGCGACCTGGAGGCGGCGAAGGTGCTTGCCTACTCTGCCGATCGCCTGCGTGAGGGTGTGCAACGTGTGGAGCAGGCGTCGCTGGACCTGGCCGCGATTGTCGAGCCATGGCGTACCGTCGCAGGTGATAGCGGGGAGGCGGAAGATCGTTACCGCTTCGGCGTCGAGACGATGGAGGAGCAGGGGTTGCGGGTGTTGACGGTGGCGCAGTTGCCAGGCGTGGCGGAGACGGCTCGCAGGGAGTTGCGGGTGTAG